A window of Ketobacter sp. MCCC 1A13808 contains these coding sequences:
- a CDS encoding ketopantoate reductase family protein, with product MNGPTWHVLGVGAIGSLFAWRLAEAGMRPRLIPRHQGAAQVNLRFQPFASHEFLNSTFATDDGHTPISHLLVTVKAHQTQAALASVQQRLGSGSTLLLLQNGMGTLDIAQRLCPISACLVGSTTEGAHRTQAKSIIHAGVGNTWIGALQPELQPQARSLSQSWQARGLEVQYDPNILQRLWDKLAINCAINPLTVIYNCNNGQLLEIPRALSDMRAICCEVEAVMAGVGVRKPIPGQLFELVKSVAKRTSGNVSSMLQDARAGRATEIHFITGYLVERADTLGIPAEQNKAILAQLG from the coding sequence ATGAATGGCCCAACGTGGCATGTGCTGGGAGTCGGCGCCATCGGCTCTCTGTTTGCATGGCGTTTGGCAGAGGCCGGGATGAGGCCACGACTGATACCCCGCCACCAGGGGGCTGCGCAGGTCAATCTACGTTTCCAACCGTTTGCGTCACATGAATTCCTCAACTCGACCTTCGCTACAGACGATGGACACACACCCATAAGCCATCTGCTGGTAACGGTTAAAGCCCATCAAACACAAGCAGCACTCGCCTCCGTTCAACAGCGGCTTGGCTCTGGAAGCACACTGCTCTTACTACAAAACGGGATGGGTACCCTTGATATCGCGCAACGCTTATGCCCCATCTCCGCCTGCCTGGTGGGTAGCACTACCGAGGGCGCTCATCGCACGCAAGCGAAGAGCATCATTCATGCGGGCGTGGGCAACACCTGGATAGGAGCGCTGCAACCGGAACTGCAGCCGCAAGCCAGGAGCTTGAGCCAATCATGGCAGGCACGTGGGCTGGAGGTGCAATACGACCCCAACATTCTTCAGCGACTGTGGGATAAGCTGGCGATCAACTGCGCCATTAACCCGCTCACAGTGATCTATAACTGTAACAACGGACAGCTGCTTGAAATTCCTCGAGCGTTAAGCGATATGAGGGCGATTTGCTGTGAAGTGGAGGCGGTTATGGCTGGCGTAGGCGTACGTAAACCCATTCCAGGACAGTTATTTGAACTGGTAAAGTCCGTAGCAAAAAGAACCTCAGGCAACGTATCGTCGATGCTGCAGGACGCTCGTGCCGGGCGCGCAACCGAAATCCATTTTATCACCGGCTATTTGGTTGAGCGGGCTGACACCTTAGGCATTCCCGCAGAACAAAACAAAGCAATCCTTGCTCAACTGGGCTAG
- a CDS encoding cob(I)yrinic acid a,c-diamide adenosyltransferase, protein MGNRLSKIYTRTGDQGTTGLGDGSRVDKDSLRVEAYGTTDELNSVLGMVLAEEGVAESMALWLQEIQHDLFDLGAELCVPGHSVLTERFITRLEQHIDAMNADLPPLKEFILPAGNRAAASCHLARTVCRRAERRVMTLSKQESINSWGIKYLNRLSDFLFVAARVLARANGGKEVMWNRKRFET, encoded by the coding sequence ATGGGTAATCGCTTATCCAAGATCTACACTCGCACAGGCGACCAGGGCACCACCGGCCTGGGTGACGGATCACGGGTAGATAAAGATAGCCTGAGAGTGGAAGCGTACGGCACGACCGATGAGCTGAACTCCGTGTTGGGTATGGTTTTGGCAGAAGAAGGCGTTGCCGAATCCATGGCGCTCTGGCTGCAGGAAATTCAGCATGATCTGTTCGACCTGGGCGCCGAGCTTTGTGTACCGGGCCATAGTGTACTGACCGAACGCTTTATTACCCGTCTTGAACAGCATATTGATGCCATGAACGCGGATCTCCCTCCCCTGAAAGAGTTTATTCTGCCTGCCGGAAACCGTGCCGCAGCCAGTTGCCATCTGGCCCGCACTGTGTGCCGACGAGCTGAGCGCCGGGTGATGACGCTTTCAAAACAGGAAAGCATCAATAGCTGGGGTATAAAGTATCTGAACCGGCTTTCGGATTTTCTCTTTGTGGCAGCACGGGTGTTGGCACGTGCAAATGGTGGTAAGGAAGTCATGTGGAACCGAAAGCGGTTCGAGACATGA
- a CDS encoding cobyric acid synthase, which produces MIGQTIMVQGTTSDAGKSTLVAALCRAFLQQNKSVVPFKPQNMALNSAVTIDGGEIGRAQAFQAYAAGLEPMVDMNPVLLKPTTDMGAQIIIQGKALHQMSATQYHGYKTIAMEAVLDSFRRLNEQYDLVVVEGAGSPAEINLRDRDIANMGFAEAVDCPVILVADIDRGGVFAHLVGTLELLSESEKARVQGFVINRFRGDIALLQPGLDWLEERTGTPVLGVLPYLHGLHIDGEDGINPLQADKNEGRRLQVVVPVLPRISNHTDFDPLRLHPQVDCHYVGAGQTIPPADLVVLPGSKNTIADLRWLMEQGWASYLQKHLRYGGKLIGICGGFQMLGDLLVDEQGVEGPAGSVAGFGLVAMRTELMPDKQLHRRTGVILPLNVPVAGYEIHAGISSGPGLQNAMIRFDGIGAGESNEAQSDLDGVVSDDGKIMGTYLHGLFDQSNALSAILEWAGLEQVETMDYPRLREQQIERLARCVNEHLDMERLQQMMQSWYAVRAK; this is translated from the coding sequence ATGATTGGCCAAACAATAATGGTTCAAGGCACCACCTCCGATGCCGGTAAATCCACTCTGGTAGCCGCCCTGTGCAGGGCATTCCTTCAACAGAACAAGTCAGTGGTGCCCTTTAAACCGCAGAACATGGCTTTGAACAGCGCGGTCACTATAGACGGTGGCGAAATAGGTCGCGCCCAGGCTTTTCAGGCTTACGCTGCGGGTTTGGAGCCGATGGTGGATATGAATCCGGTCTTGCTGAAACCCACTACCGATATGGGAGCGCAGATCATCATCCAGGGGAAGGCGTTACACCAGATGAGCGCAACTCAATACCATGGCTATAAAACCATTGCCATGGAAGCGGTGTTGGATAGCTTCAGGCGCTTGAATGAGCAATATGATCTGGTGGTGGTGGAGGGAGCTGGTAGTCCGGCCGAGATCAACCTGCGGGACCGGGATATCGCCAACATGGGATTTGCTGAAGCAGTGGATTGCCCGGTAATTCTGGTCGCGGATATAGATCGCGGAGGCGTGTTCGCACACCTGGTGGGTACGTTGGAATTATTGAGTGAGAGCGAGAAAGCCAGGGTGCAAGGGTTCGTAATCAACCGGTTCAGAGGGGATATCGCACTATTGCAGCCCGGGCTGGACTGGCTGGAGGAGCGCACAGGTACGCCGGTTTTGGGGGTCCTTCCCTATCTGCACGGGTTACATATCGACGGAGAGGACGGCATCAACCCATTGCAGGCAGATAAAAACGAGGGCAGACGATTGCAGGTTGTGGTACCGGTTTTGCCTCGTATCAGCAATCATACGGATTTTGATCCGTTGCGTTTACATCCGCAGGTGGATTGTCATTACGTGGGGGCAGGGCAAACCATTCCGCCGGCCGACCTGGTGGTGTTACCGGGCAGTAAAAATACCATTGCCGACCTGCGCTGGTTGATGGAGCAGGGTTGGGCCAGCTATTTGCAAAAGCATCTGCGCTATGGCGGCAAATTGATTGGTATTTGCGGTGGTTTTCAGATGTTGGGCGATTTGTTGGTGGATGAGCAGGGCGTCGAGGGTCCAGCGGGCAGCGTTGCGGGGTTTGGGCTCGTCGCTATGCGCACAGAGTTGATGCCGGATAAACAGCTGCACCGTAGAACCGGCGTGATTCTTCCCCTCAATGTTCCGGTGGCGGGGTATGAAATTCACGCTGGCATCAGCAGCGGGCCCGGATTACAAAATGCGATGATCCGTTTTGATGGTATTGGTGCTGGGGAAAGCAATGAAGCGCAGAGTGACCTGGATGGTGTGGTTTCTGACGATGGAAAAATAATGGGAACCTACCTGCACGGACTGTTTGATCAGTCAAACGCTCTCAGTGCCATTTTGGAGTGGGCTGGCTTGGAGCAGGTTGAAACGATGGACTACCCGCGGCTACGAGAGCAGCAGATTGAGCGGCTAGCGCGCTGCGTGAACGAGCATCTGGATATGGAACGTTTGCAGCAAATGATGCAAAGCTGGTATGCCGTCAGGGCAAAGTGA
- the cobU gene encoding bifunctional adenosylcobinamide kinase/adenosylcobinamide-phosphate guanylyltransferase: MIDFILGGARSGKSAMAERIATTRAKQVVYIATAQNRDAEMSARIHHHQTRRPDNWITVEEPVDLDQVLKEYDRQNHLILVDCLTLWVSNLLCLSDSSVFALKKAALLEQLRQQQCDLILVSNETGLGIVPIGDLTRRFVDESGWLHQDIAQIADRVTLVVAGLPQLLKDTQ, from the coding sequence ATGATTGATTTTATATTAGGCGGGGCCCGTTCCGGCAAAAGCGCCATGGCAGAGCGCATCGCCACTACACGGGCGAAGCAAGTGGTGTATATTGCCACGGCCCAGAACCGGGATGCTGAAATGAGCGCACGCATTCATCATCATCAGACACGCCGGCCGGACAACTGGATCACCGTGGAAGAGCCGGTGGATCTGGATCAGGTGCTGAAAGAATATGACCGGCAGAACCATTTAATATTGGTGGATTGCCTGACGCTTTGGGTATCCAACCTATTGTGCCTGAGCGACTCATCTGTTTTTGCCCTAAAGAAAGCGGCTCTACTGGAACAATTACGCCAACAACAATGCGATTTAATTTTGGTTAGTAACGAAACCGGACTCGGGATCGTACCAATCGGTGATCTCACCCGCCGCTTTGTCGACGAAAGTGGCTGGCTCCATCAGGACATTGCTCAGATCGCCGATCGCGTTACCCTGGTAGTCGCTGGCCTTCCTCAACTATTAAAAGACACTCAATGA
- a CDS encoding response regulator, whose translation MPNADLPIMVVDDARFSGAVIGRTLKAAGFKDIRTASSAQQALTMLDSRPVSVLIADWLMPEMDGLELASKVRQMDEASNHFTYIMLLTAKEGDKALEQAFDQGVDDFINKSAMNQQLLPRIYAADRLSALQNRLLKENQLLVESNQRFKKHSLVDPLTGLGNAQFAIERLKDTILHARSRNGAACLMIINIDNYKPLMQEHGKQILREIIVGASRRLRQLVRPLDAVARLSNEQFAIVTYQADIMQANAVTYRRIYDALNIKALKSSKGFISLKAAMCMSAADEETGFPAADKMLAITQRQIPSARETGRLMVVRWRHAKSN comes from the coding sequence ATGCCAAATGCAGACTTACCCATAATGGTTGTGGACGATGCCCGATTTTCCGGTGCCGTCATAGGCCGCACACTTAAAGCGGCCGGCTTTAAAGATATCCGCACTGCGAGCAGTGCACAGCAAGCCCTTACAATGCTGGATTCCCGTCCGGTGAGCGTCCTGATCGCGGATTGGTTAATGCCGGAAATGGACGGACTGGAGCTTGCCAGCAAAGTAAGGCAAATGGACGAAGCATCAAACCACTTTACTTACATTATGCTGCTAACGGCCAAGGAAGGGGACAAAGCGCTGGAGCAGGCATTTGACCAAGGCGTCGATGACTTCATAAATAAGTCTGCTATGAATCAGCAATTGTTACCCCGCATCTACGCTGCTGACCGCCTATCCGCTTTACAAAATCGCCTGCTGAAAGAGAACCAACTGCTGGTGGAATCCAATCAGCGCTTTAAAAAGCACTCCCTGGTTGACCCGTTGACCGGGCTCGGAAATGCCCAGTTTGCCATTGAGCGCCTGAAAGACACTATCCTGCATGCCCGCTCCCGTAATGGTGCAGCGTGCCTGATGATTATCAATATCGATAATTACAAGCCGCTGATGCAAGAGCACGGCAAACAAATATTACGTGAAATTATCGTTGGTGCATCCCGCCGCTTGCGTCAACTTGTCCGGCCCTTGGATGCGGTCGCTCGCCTCTCCAACGAGCAATTCGCTATCGTGACGTACCAGGCTGATATCATGCAAGCAAATGCAGTCACCTATCGCCGCATCTATGACGCATTGAATATCAAAGCACTGAAAAGCAGTAAGGGCTTTATCAGTTTGAAAGCAGCCATGTGCATGTCTGCAGCCGATGAAGAGACCGGCTTCCCTGCTGCGGATAAAATGCTGGCAATAACCCAACGGCAAATTCCCTCCGCACGTGAAACCGGCAGGCTAATGGTGGTACGCTGGCGCCATGCAAAAAGTAACTAA
- a CDS encoding histidine phosphatase family protein produces the protein MFGQPQTFDTTTLDLIRHGEPEGGVRYRGSVDDPLCHRGWEQLRNSTSQSGCRWNAVFSSPMLRCHAFASALSQQQQIPLTVIDGLRELCFGTLEGLTPEQAWQQYPELLTKLWQDPAGHTPPEGEPYSDFLARVSESLDQVITAAKNQHVLLVVHGGVIRAALTYLLNIQPSDTFCFEVPYAGMTRLKIYTDQAGRRNTALTFANRFQG, from the coding sequence ATGTTTGGTCAACCGCAAACCTTTGATACAACCACGCTCGATCTGATCCGTCACGGTGAGCCGGAGGGCGGTGTACGTTACCGTGGTTCGGTGGACGACCCTCTTTGCCACCGCGGTTGGGAACAACTTCGCAACTCCACCAGTCAGTCCGGTTGCCGGTGGAACGCGGTTTTCAGTTCACCGATGCTGCGTTGTCACGCCTTCGCCAGTGCGCTTTCTCAACAACAGCAAATTCCCTTAACGGTAATCGATGGCTTACGTGAACTCTGTTTCGGTACCTTGGAGGGTCTGACACCGGAGCAAGCCTGGCAGCAATACCCGGAACTTCTGACCAAGTTATGGCAAGACCCGGCTGGGCATACACCACCGGAGGGAGAGCCCTACTCTGATTTCCTGGCGCGGGTCAGCGAGAGCCTGGATCAGGTTATCACCGCCGCAAAAAATCAACATGTTCTGCTGGTTGTTCATGGTGGTGTCATCCGCGCCGCCCTGACCTACTTGTTGAATATACAGCCCAGCGATACGTTCTGCTTTGAAGTGCCCTATGCGGGAATGACCCGGTTAAAAATTTACACCGATCAGGCAGGCCGTCGCAATACAGCTCTCACTTTCGCGAACCGATTCCAAGGCTGA
- the cobS gene encoding adenosylcobinamide-GDP ribazoletransferase translates to MNAFMIALQFLTRFPVRLKQYPEEEVAGSLYWYGLVGALLGAFLYCASLFLNWVAPGLSLAVMAALLVFAWVFITGALHLDGLADSADAWLGGNDKEKVLAIMKDPRCGPAGVVSIACVLLLKFACLQTLLEHHALYLIVVPALARSAMPLLFLTTTYVRQHGLGSPFQGNVSPGKTLWQLGAILFLGFLITGPVLVLVITLAAITLIYLRASMRTKIGGVTGDTAGAAIEILEAVLLLGLVAWG, encoded by the coding sequence ATGAATGCGTTCATGATCGCTTTGCAGTTTCTGACTCGTTTCCCGGTGAGGTTAAAGCAATACCCGGAAGAGGAAGTGGCCGGCTCACTCTATTGGTACGGCCTGGTTGGTGCATTATTGGGCGCTTTTTTGTATTGTGCCAGCCTCTTCCTGAATTGGGTCGCACCGGGCTTGAGTCTTGCTGTAATGGCAGCGCTCCTTGTTTTCGCGTGGGTGTTCATCACCGGTGCATTGCATTTGGACGGGTTAGCCGATAGCGCTGATGCTTGGCTGGGGGGCAATGATAAGGAGAAAGTGCTCGCCATCATGAAGGACCCTCGCTGCGGTCCTGCAGGGGTGGTGAGCATCGCTTGCGTTCTATTGCTGAAGTTTGCCTGCCTACAAACCCTGCTTGAACATCACGCGCTGTATTTGATAGTGGTTCCTGCACTGGCCCGCTCAGCCATGCCCTTGCTTTTTCTGACTACTACTTACGTAAGACAGCATGGATTGGGCTCCCCATTTCAAGGCAATGTCAGTCCCGGTAAAACCCTCTGGCAGTTGGGAGCCATATTGTTTCTTGGTTTTTTGATAACGGGCCCCGTGCTGGTCCTTGTCATCACCCTGGCAGCGATTACCTTGATCTATCTACGCGCGTCGATGCGCACCAAAATCGGCGGTGTGACGGGAGATACCGCAGGCGCCGCCATAGAAATTCTGGAGGCGGTTCTATTGCTTGGCCTTGTCGCCTGGGGGTAA
- the cobT gene encoding nicotinate-nucleotide--dimethylbenzimidazole phosphoribosyltransferase, translating into MNSDNSTPPWWRAPVQPPCATMKQTATERQLQLTKPPGALGKMEQIAVQLAAIQNNPQPSVEAVYITVFAGDHGIVEEGVSAFPQTVTVEMQRNFIAGGAAISVIARHLDAQLEVVNTGTHAITEQLPGVLHEPVALQTNSFLRQEAMTEAQWQQAMSIGKSAVARACAAQADLFIGGEMGIGNTTSATAILCSLCDKPVTDIAGPGTGLDQQGVARKIDIIRQAIEFHQANLTNAESIARILGGFEITSLTGAYIAAAQNKLPVVVDGFICTAAAAIALQLNPGIAPYLFFSHSSAEPGHRAILEHLGIDFIMDLNLRLGEGSGAATVVPLLRLACALHNEMATFAEAAVSAKLGG; encoded by the coding sequence ATGAATTCAGATAACAGTACCCCCCCCTGGTGGCGCGCACCGGTGCAGCCTCCTTGCGCGACGATGAAGCAAACGGCAACCGAGCGCCAATTGCAATTGACCAAGCCTCCCGGAGCCCTCGGAAAAATGGAGCAGATTGCAGTTCAGTTGGCTGCTATTCAGAACAACCCACAGCCGTCGGTGGAGGCAGTTTACATTACCGTATTCGCCGGCGATCATGGCATCGTTGAAGAAGGGGTTTCCGCTTTTCCTCAAACTGTTACCGTGGAGATGCAGCGTAATTTTATCGCAGGTGGCGCCGCCATCAGTGTGATAGCCCGGCATTTGGATGCACAGCTCGAAGTGGTCAACACCGGCACCCACGCCATAACGGAACAATTGCCTGGTGTATTACATGAGCCTGTTGCACTACAAACCAACAGCTTTCTGCGCCAAGAGGCGATGACTGAAGCACAGTGGCAACAAGCTATGTCAATCGGCAAATCCGCGGTGGCGAGAGCCTGTGCAGCGCAAGCCGATTTGTTCATCGGCGGTGAAATGGGCATCGGTAACACCACTTCCGCAACCGCCATTCTTTGCTCGCTTTGCGATAAGCCGGTCACCGATATTGCCGGGCCAGGCACCGGACTAGACCAGCAAGGGGTGGCGCGAAAAATTGATATTATTCGGCAGGCTATCGAGTTCCACCAAGCTAACCTCACCAATGCAGAATCCATTGCCCGAATTCTGGGTGGATTTGAAATTACGTCGCTGACTGGTGCCTATATTGCGGCAGCGCAAAACAAACTGCCGGTAGTAGTGGATGGCTTTATCTGCACCGCCGCCGCCGCGATAGCGTTGCAACTGAATCCGGGCATCGCTCCTTATTTATTTTTCAGCCACAGCTCGGCTGAACCCGGCCACAGGGCAATACTAGAACACCTGGGCATAGACTTTATTATGGATCTGAATCTACGTCTGGGCGAAGGCAGCGGTGCTGCTACGGTGGTGCCGTTGCTGCGCTTAGCCTGCGCCTTACATAATGAAATGGCCACTTTCGCGGAAGCGGCGGTTTCAGCCAAACTGGGAGGCTAA
- the cbiB gene encoding adenosylcobinamide-phosphate synthase CbiB, whose amino-acid sequence MPIVVVKILIALSLDQWLGETRRWHPLVGFGHLAANLESRFNRHPASRTSIGPGLIAWLIAVVPWVGLSVWLSATPAGFVFEIAVLYLAVGRKSLFQHSQRVYQALSSNNLEQGRYHASRMVSRDCSSLDQSGCARATTESVLENGSDSIFGALFWFALLGAPGAVLYRLANTLDAMWGYRNHRFLWFGAPAAHLDDLLNLVPARLCALCYAFAGRTSNAIASWRRFARQLSSPNGGPVMAAGAGAINVRLGGPAVYHGVEQDKPYFGGEEECRPEHIVQANRLVDRSLLIFILLFSVLAYTGHWFVTGEAL is encoded by the coding sequence GTGCCTATTGTAGTGGTTAAAATATTAATTGCACTGAGTCTTGATCAGTGGCTGGGGGAAACCCGCCGCTGGCATCCACTGGTAGGCTTCGGCCACTTGGCTGCCAACCTGGAATCCCGTTTCAACCGTCACCCTGCTTCACGTACCAGTATCGGCCCCGGGCTCATTGCCTGGCTGATTGCGGTTGTGCCATGGGTTGGACTCAGCGTCTGGCTTAGCGCCACCCCGGCCGGCTTCGTTTTTGAGATCGCCGTGTTGTACTTAGCCGTAGGCCGCAAAAGCCTGTTCCAGCATAGCCAGCGAGTCTACCAAGCGCTGTCCTCGAACAACCTGGAACAGGGCCGGTACCACGCCTCCCGAATGGTTAGCCGCGATTGCAGCAGCCTGGATCAATCCGGATGCGCCCGTGCCACAACCGAGTCGGTATTGGAAAACGGCAGCGACAGCATTTTTGGCGCGTTGTTCTGGTTTGCTTTGCTCGGCGCTCCCGGCGCAGTTTTATATCGCTTAGCCAATACCCTGGATGCCATGTGGGGGTATCGCAACCACCGCTTTCTGTGGTTTGGTGCGCCTGCGGCACACCTGGATGACTTGCTCAACCTGGTTCCTGCACGCTTATGTGCACTGTGCTATGCCTTCGCCGGCAGAACCAGTAACGCCATCGCCAGCTGGCGACGATTTGCAAGACAACTCTCCAGCCCCAATGGTGGCCCGGTAATGGCGGCAGGGGCCGGCGCAATTAATGTCAGGTTGGGCGGCCCCGCTGTGTATCACGGCGTAGAACAGGACAAACCCTATTTCGGCGGTGAAGAAGAATGCCGTCCGGAACATATTGTGCAGGCTAACCGCTTGGTTGACCGGAGCTTGCTGATTTTTATTTTGCTGTTTTCCGTTCTCGCTTACACCGGCCATTGGTTTGTTACAGGCGAGGCTTTATGA